Proteins co-encoded in one Ziziphus jujuba cultivar Dongzao chromosome 9, ASM3175591v1 genomic window:
- the LOC107404479 gene encoding subtilisin-like protease SBT1.6, translating to MAALLSASLSFFFLFFFCNFVPQTLSLSSDQNLKTFIFRVDSHSKPSVFPTHYHWYTTEFADPPQILHVYDTVFHGFSATLNPDQVAAITKHPSVLAVFEDQRRQLHTTRSPQFLGLRNQRGLWSDSDYGSDVIVGVFDTGISPERRSFSDLNLGPVPARWKGVCETGVKFTAKNCNRKIVGARFFARGHEAAAAAVNSIGGPISGINETVEFRSPRDADGHGTHTASTAAGRYAFKASMEGYASGIAKGVAPKARLAIYKVCWKNSGCFDSDILAAFDAAVHDGVDVISISIGGGDGISSPYYLDPIAIGAYGANSRGVFVSSSAGNDGPTGMSVTNLAPWLTTVGAGTIDRNFPAVVILGDGRKLTGVSLYAGAPLKGKMYPLVYPGKSGLLSASLCMENSLDPKLVRGKIVICDRGSSPRVAKGLVVKKAGGVGMILANGASNGEGLVGDAHIIAACAIGSDEGDALKAYLSSTSSPTATIDFQGTVIGIKPAPVVASFSGRGPNGLNPEILKPDLIAPGVNILAAWTDAVGPTGLDSDLRKTEFNILSGTSMACPHVSGAAALLKSAHPDWSPAAIRSAMMTTASTVNNQNQMMTEESTGKPATPYDFGAGHVNLDLAMDPGLVYDITNDDYVNFLCSIGYGPKVIQVITRSPVHCPAKRPLPENLNYPSIGALFSSAAVGKSSKTFIRTVTNVGETNAVYRVGVQAPKGVTVTVKPSKLVFSPAVKKRSFFATVTADSRNLALGDTGAVFGSFSWTDGKHVVRSPIVVTQIDPL from the coding sequence ATGGCTGCTTTACTCTCTGCTTCCCtatcctttttcttcttgttcttcttctgcAATTTCGTACCCCAAACGCTGTCGTTGTCCTCCGATCAGAACCTCAAGACCTTCATTTTTCGGGTCGACAGCCACTCTAAACCCTCTGTTTTCCCCACCCACTACCACTGGTACACTACCGAGTTCGCCGACCCACCTCAAATCCTACATGTATACGACACCGTTTTCCATGGATTCTCAGCCACTCTCAACCCTGACCAAGTTGCCGCCATCACTAAGCATCCTTCCGTCCTGGCCGTATTCGAGGATCAACGCCGTCAGCTCCATACTACTCGCTCGCCGCAGTTTCTCGGTCTCAGAAACCAGAGAGGTCTCTGGTCCGACTCCGATTACGGCTCCGATGTTATCGTCGGAGTTTTTGATACCGGAATTTCGCCCGAGAGGAGGAGCTTCTCGGATTTGAATCTTGGTCCCGTGCCGGCTCGTTGGAAAGGAGTCTGCGAGACCGGTGTAAAATTCACAGCCAAGAACTGTAACAGGAAGATAGTCGGAGCCCGATTTTTCGCCAGAGGACACGAAGCGGCGGCGGCGGCGGTTAATTCCATCGGCGGCCCGATATCCGGAATCAACGAGACGGTGGAGTTCCGGTCACCGAGAGATGCCGACGGACATGGGACCCACACGGCATCGACTGCCGCTGGAAGGTACGCTTTCAAGGCGAGTATGGAGGGTTATGCTTCGGGAATCGCAAAGGGTGTGGCTCCGAAAGCGCGATTGGCCATCTACAAGGTCTGCTGGAAGAATTCCGGTTGCTTCGATTCCGATATATTGGCAGCATTCGATGCCGCCGTTCATGACGGCGTCGATGTCATATCCATATCCATCGGAGGTGGTGACGGAATCTCATCGCCGTATTATCTCGACCCTATTGCAATCGGAGCTTACGGTGCTAATTCTAGAGGAGTATTTGTTTCATCTTCCGCTGGAAATGATGGACCCACTGGAATGTCAGTGACCAACTTAGCTCCGTGGCTGACCACAGTCGGAGCTGGCACGATAGACAGGAATTTCCCCGCGGTGGTGATTCTCGGCGACGGTCGCAAGCTCACAGGAGTCTCTCTCTACGCCGGAGCTCCATTAAAGGGGAAAATGTACCCGCTGGTTTATCCGGGGAAATCGGGATTGCTCTCTGCTTCACTGTGCATGGAAAATTCGCTGGATCCCAAACTCGTGAGGGGCAAAATCGTGATTTGCGATAGGGGAAGCAGTCCGAGAGTTGCGAAAGGCTTGGTGGTGAAAAAAGCAGGCGGTGTGGGTATGATTCTCGCTAATGGAGCTTCCAACGGCGAGGGGTTAGTCGGCGATGCTCATATCATCGCCGCTTGCGCAATTGGTTCTGATGAAGGCGATGCCCTTAAAGCTTACCTATCTTCCACTTCGAGTCCAACGGCTACCATTGATTTCCAAGGCACGGTGATCGGAATCAAACCGGCTCCGGTGGTGGCTTCGTTCTCTGGCCGAGGACCAAACGGGTTGAACCCGGAGATTCTCAAACCCGATTTGATCGCGCCGGGGGTTAATATTCTCGCAGCTTGGACCGACGCCGTTGGCCCAACTGGTTTGGATTCTGATTTGAGGAAGACGGAGTTCAACATTTTGTCTGGAACTTCCATGGCGTGCCCACATGTGAGCGGTGCGGCGGCTCTACTGAAATCTGCTCACCCAGATTGGAGCCCAGCAGCGATAAGATCTGCCATGATGACCACCGCTAGCACGGTCAACAACCAAAACCAGATGATGACGGAGGAGTCCACCGGCAAACCTGCAACGCCGTATGATTTCGGAGCCGGACATGTCAATCTGGACCTTGCAATGGATCCGGGTCTGGTCTACGACATCACGAATGACGATTACGTAAACTTCCTCTGCTCCATCGGATACGGACCCAAAGTGATCCAGGTGATTACTCGATCACCGGTGCATTGCCCGGCGAAAAGGCCGTTGCCGGAGAATCTCAATTACCCATCTATTGGCGCTTTGTTCTCGAGCGCTGCGGTGGGTAAATCGAGCAAGACGTTCATTAGGACGGTGACGAATGTGGGCGAGACGAATGCGGTGTATCGGGTCGGAGTTCAGGCTCCGAAAGGTGTAACGGTGACGGTGAAGCCGTCGAAATTGGTGTTCTCTCCCGCCGTTAAGAAACGGAGTTTCTTCGCGACGGTAACGGCGGATAGTCGGAATCTGGCGCTGGGAGATACAGGGGCGGTGTTCGGGTCGTTTTCTTGGACGGATGGAAAGCATGTGGTTCGGAGCCCCATTGTGGTTACCCAAATTGACCCATTGTAA